The Methanomassiliicoccales archaeon DNA segment CGATTCAAATCTTATCTGTGATTTGAAGAATTCATTGTCGGGATCGCAGATCATTTGTGGAGAATGCGATGAGGAGGAGACACTTCAGCAAGCGGGAATTCATGACGCGGAGGTCGTCATTGTCGCATTTGAGGATGATGATGAAAATCTGAGGGTTGCGAATATCATAGAGAGGTATGGTCCAAGAAAAATCCTTATAATCGTGAAAGATCCATCAAGCATCCCGTCTTTTCACAAATATGGGTTGGAAAGTGTTATCTGCCCGCTAGTGGAAACAGTCAAAAGGATCGAGAATATCGTCTATCCACAATCTCAGAAAGTCTCGGAAATCATTGTCTTTGAGGAATCTGAATTAATTGGCAAGAAATTGATGGATATTGAACTGCCAGCAAATACGACGATCATTGGCGTGTTGAGAGGACATTGCCTGATCTCGGCGGAAAGAGAATTAATGCTTCAGAAAGGAGATCATATAATACTCTGCACACTCGGCATTTTGCCACCAGTCATGGAAGAAAAACTATTTGGGAAGGGGAAAAAACCAAAGCCTTTTGCGAAAGTCATCGCTGCTATTAATGACAAATATGATCTCACAAGCGTGCTCTCCGAAGCGAACTATCTCGCTCATTATACGGGATCAGAACTGGTTGTGGTGTCAACAGACGAGAGGATTGCTGAGATGGCGACACGCGCTCTTAGGAATTCTGGCATCGACTGGACGACAACGATTCTCGAGAAATCCAACATGATTCAATCATTCTTTAACGATTCAGTGATGTCGACAAGTGAGGTATGTCTTGCTATTCGGCCTGGTGATCTGTTCTTCAAGGAAGTGAGGAAGTTATTGGATAATCGAACTTCATATTCTGGTTTTCGGGCGGTACTGCTTTGCAAAGGTGTGTTTCCATACAGAAGGATCCTTACTTTGTTTGACGGTTCTCCTGGATCTGAAAAATGCCTTGACATTTCTATCAGGGCGGCGATCAACCTTAACTCGGGACTGCATGTCATTTTACCAATTGACTTGAGGCACGAGTTTGAGGACAAGTTCCTACATTTAAAGAGAGTCGGGACGACATACGGCGTTGAAGTCAGTGAGGAACCGGTCGAGGGAAACCTCATGATCGAAATCGTCAGCCGGATCAGGTCTGGTGAGTTTGATCTGTTTGCATATGCGATCAGCTCAGGGGCCATTAAGAAGGACATCTTGAATCGCATTTGCGCCGAAGCGCCAATCAGTGTTTTAATCGTGACGGAGTAGCTCTCAGATATTTTTGAATTCCTTCGAGAAGCAAATTTTAAATGGTGAAAGGCGGTAAGGAGCTGGCAAGTGCCGAGGTGGCCCAGTCCGGTAAGGCGCGAGCCTGGAGTCGCCTTCCGATAGTTAGCTCGTGGCGCTTTGCGCCTCGGGAGTTCAAATCTCCCCCTCGGCGCTCATCATAGTTTTTCACCTTAGACTTTAACCCTCGACGATCGTAAATAAGGATAAGGGAATGAAAAGTCACCCAGACGGATTTCTTGTCTCCGAACTTTACAAAAAATCGCCTCAAATAGGGGTGAGTTTCAGCTCATGGATACATACGGTTATCTGTGAAACACATTGAGAAGCGGCAGCGCACGAGAAGCAAGCTAGGTATCAAGGAAAAATTGGACTTGTAGTTTAGGTCTGACTGCCAGGACTCGGCGAATATCTCTGCTCATATCCTCAAACGCAAAGATCAATCAGTAGAAAAAGCTTAAAATCCGAGAGATTTTCGAGAGAGAATGCTATATAGTATCACGCATAGATACACCCGCAAAATGTTGCACCATCGGAGGTCTATTATTGAAAGTCAATGTTGATCTTCGCCTCAAGGATGTCCCAGGGCAGCTTGTCCTTGCACTTGAACCAATTTCAGCAAATGGTGGAAATATCGTGGGAGTGGTCCACCACAGGGATGTCGTCGTGGGTGGACGTATCACTGTGAACGTGACCTTTGAGATCAAATCAGACAAGATTCTTGAGAGAATTCTCGAAACTTGGAAAGAGAGAGAAATTGATGTCTCTCGTTTAGGCTCGATTTATGAAACTATTTCATTCGAGTACTTACTTGTTGGTGATATCAGTACAAGTGAGTTGAATGGTGTCGTGAAAGAGATCGAGTCAATGGAAGGTCTTGAATCGATTAATATCAAGTATTCTGTTTCACATCTTTCAGATGGAAAAGCGGCGTTTCTCATTGGAAAAGTGAGGAAACACGAAACTTTGGAGAAAATCGAAGAATTGCTTAATGAGGAAGCGCATGAGCGCAGATTCCTTGTAATCAGAAGTCTGGAGGATTAGTATGGATATTTTTATCGCTGGTTTCGGAACAGTAGGCCAGGGTATCGCAGAAGTCATTAAGGAGAGGGCAGCCTGGTTTGAAAGAAGATTTGGCGAACACGTGAGGATCGTTGGCGCTCTCGACTCATCTTCTTTCGAGTTTTCAAATGATGGCCTCGATCCCGAACTACTCATTCAAAGGAAAAAAATGAAAGGTCGCGTCGGCACGAATGAGTTGAAGGACGAGTCCTCCTACATTATTAGGCGATTCAATTACGATGTCTTAGTGGAAGTCACGCCCACGAACATATTAACTGGAGAACCTGGCTACTCAAACATTCTCACAGCCCTGGAATCGGGCAAAGATGTTGTCACCTCTAACAAGGGTCCGCTGGCTCTTAAGTTCTCAGAACTGATCAAGACGGCTGAAAAGAATCAAGTTCAGCTAAGGTTTGAGGCGACCGTCGGAGGGGCAACGCCAGTGATCAATCTTTCGAGGGAGATTTTAATGGGGGAGAAGATCAATTCCATCAGAGGTATTCTCAATGGAACCTGCAATTTCATTCTGCACCGCATGAGGGAAGAAGGGCTCCCGTTTGCTCAGGCATTGAAAGAAGCGCAGGAAATCGGCATTGCTGAAAGAGACCCGACATACGATATCGAAGGCGTTGACAGCGCCTGTAAGGCTGCGATCTTGGCAAATGCGATATTCAATCTCAATAAGACCTACGAAGACGTGAAGCGACGGGGAATCAGCGGTATCACCGAGGATGCGATAGCCCTTGCTGCGGAAGAAAGGAAAGTTATCAGATTGATTGCAGAAATTTCCAGCAAGCGGCTGGAGGTTTCCCCGAGATTAGTTCCTGTTGGGCATCCTCTGAGTATAGGTGGCACATTGAACATCATCCAACTTTCAACCGACCTCGCTGGAGAAATCACAGTTGTTGGAAGGGGCGCGGGTAAGTTTGAGACTGCAAGCGCAATTCTGAGCGATCTGGTTGCGTTGATGAAGGAGAAGTCGACTGGAGGAAAGTCGAGTTGATCAATTTTCGCCAGTAACTGGCGTATTTGGTTCTAGATCTTTTCCACGTTCACCTTTGAGGATTGCGAAAATAATCTGCGACGCTTTGGGCTTACCCTTTCTCTCATC contains these protein-coding regions:
- a CDS encoding NAD-binding protein; translation: MKILLIGSGKVAEFLVRSMPNVTLVSSDSNLICDLKNSLSGSQIICGECDEEETLQQAGIHDAEVVIVAFEDDDENLRVANIIERYGPRKILIIVKDPSSIPSFHKYGLESVICPLVETVKRIENIVYPQSQKVSEIIVFEESELIGKKLMDIELPANTTIIGVLRGHCLISAERELMLQKGDHIILCTLGILPPVMEEKLFGKGKKPKPFAKVIAAINDKYDLTSVLSEANYLAHYTGSELVVVSTDERIAEMATRALRNSGIDWTTTILEKSNMIQSFFNDSVMSTSEVCLAIRPGDLFFKEVRKLLDNRTSYSGFRAVLLCKGVFPYRRILTLFDGSPGSEKCLDISIRAAINLNSGLHVILPIDLRHEFEDKFLHLKRVGTTYGVEVSEEPVEGNLMIEIVSRIRSGEFDLFAYAISSGAIKKDILNRICAEAPISVLIVTE
- a CDS encoding homoserine dehydrogenase, whose amino-acid sequence is MDIFIAGFGTVGQGIAEVIKERAAWFERRFGEHVRIVGALDSSSFEFSNDGLDPELLIQRKKMKGRVGTNELKDESSYIIRRFNYDVLVEVTPTNILTGEPGYSNILTALESGKDVVTSNKGPLALKFSELIKTAEKNQVQLRFEATVGGATPVINLSREILMGEKINSIRGILNGTCNFILHRMREEGLPFAQALKEAQEIGIAERDPTYDIEGVDSACKAAILANAIFNLNKTYEDVKRRGISGITEDAIALAAEERKVIRLIAEISSKRLEVSPRLVPVGHPLSIGGTLNIIQLSTDLAGEITVVGRGAGKFETASAILSDLVALMKEKSTGGKSS